One window from the genome of Cryptomeria japonica chromosome 6, Sugi_1.0, whole genome shotgun sequence encodes:
- the LOC131037491 gene encoding endoribonuclease Dicer homolog 3a: MIAQEQNAILQWREEVALQDFGEMRQDQGQIEKVNINENKLRKLAGNTSWRLHSQPGLGFLIYNAIQAGTFYESLSFRSKLTILLCLNTFYQLKILGTAIERNTIVLLETGSGKTHIAVLLMKYIAQNLKKERKKCLIIFLAPAVALAKQQFEYITRHTNLRVACYIGGRAVKDWKEATLNEVLVMTPQILLDGLDSNSLTLDIVNLMVLDECHHACKKHPYAKIMRVYQTLSQNKPKIFGMSASLVTKKGVSSNTDCEKQIAQIEGILDAQAITVKDKRELESFVHTAKQITKLYSLSSEHQPLQKKLVSLPHFFRENKAKNIRAHIEYCLQNLGSFCAFKAVQLYCEKEKSREIVTRTVETEQYALDGYLKDAHKLFEEELPSDVNELFKTPEGIRNTVEGGILSHKVEQLVQILIEKSGEDPKKVCCIVFVERVIAAAVISSLLQQIDCLKCLKIDFLSSVTSTFGSKTQQKALENFSSEKVQVLVSTDVIEEGIDVKNCNCVIRFDLPVNMRSYIQSRGRARQENSEYILFLQRGNKKQEDDLFDVIKSVALIEDIISSRNDPSIKEKSTIEKDVLVDADEQLPEVTPITNSMPCTKEKSVVEKDKSRSSYEVGDVGEDLGGVSEREDKVEDVDFDLQRVIENKDELKEDGNVKEGKTFTKSGISKTKELHSTAKIDVLSDKWDEEERGVILKVYELRFTSQSNDDKIYSNFGLLIKSKLDDDIINTEIDLFVTTDKIVKAKLLSRGEMTLDLTQMRNAKDFQEIIFNGVFGNLRKKKKITEMKNLWCSSYMYFLLPLESNKSGVTAIDWKCIEICAARAREFKSLSSISEEYHNIIDIDNIKEAPMAGTTHLRNQGESEILILAKCDICESSNLIDKTVLTVHNGMFYQVVEVIHEKTAKSPFLLEKDSNSRYNSYNEYFQKRYRKKLQYLNQPLLRVKHATRPRNFLTKHQVKPAENEGTFVELPPELCLNLDVPSFVMRSLCLVPSVMHRLISLMLGNQLNKAIRKERPECPPISIQLIMEAITSHKCLECYSYERLELLGDSFLKYAISLHLVMKYENEDEGWLSDRRAEAVCNKTLHDLALDRNLQGYIIDDLFDVRKWMAPGLFCSSFVSCSCNPRDPNSLQMGKVCDKRHRWIYSKTISDVVEALIGAHLVGGGTKAALEFMRWMNMEVDIEDKSVEIAFNRHFDCPDVVKTSLDELQSLLDYDFENRCLLVEALTHASMNEHGGCSYQRLEFLGDSVLDLLITQHLYSTYEESCQGTLSDLRQIAVNNENFAQATVEHKIHNYLRHNSDELRNQIAKFVEEFEQRRGGDLSFGGGMHAPKVLGDILESISGAILVDTRLKLNVVWEKMKPILSPTVRPDNIELQPVRELYELCDQQHYGRNWKPISRIGNVNVATIQIELEKSSISGEGSDMNKKSAEIKAAKHALAQLKVMGIYHDRHTYAQSSMDATGNEAPHGSNLIAQEKMIIASSPQINSEVDMVVTLDQFHKEETHQEANLFCCSKSMQVKDLDPFPHMKFTNKMDNTLSARKHKLEEGKEEGKEGVCITDVLTHDHIESNRPKKRAKARKTELLEVIANPLISEDYIGDGKDDAIMHNSNKNCSPGARKHKLEEGKEEGKEGLCITEVLTHDHIECNRPKKRAKARNTELLETSANPLISEDYIGDGKDDAITHNSNKNCSPGGGFISIPNEDIESSHPKKKAKKVCSLPGGFIRIPNKDIESSHPKKKVKKVCSHPVHIFLNSQRGDYRRNLYELCQKMHCSEPQFTLVETSDMPHKARFLFKVVVKISNKESFSVQGEQERDHASAKDTAAYKMLVELQKHGLCSIKTFNNNCENI, from the exons GAACATTTTATGAGTCACTAAGCTTTAGGTCTAAATTGACCATTCTTCTGTGTTTGAATACGTT CTATCAATTGAAGATTCTGGGTACGGCTATTGAGAGGAATACAATTGTTCTATTAGAAACAGGGAGCGGAAAAACACATATTGCAGTTCTCCTAATGAAATATATTGCTCAAAACCTGAAAAAGGAACGCAAGAAATGCCTAATAATATTCCTAGCACCCGCAGTTGCATTAGCCAAACAG CAATTTGAATATATAACAAGACATACAAACTTGCGAGTGGCATGTTATATTGGAGGGAGAGCAGTAAAAGATTGGAAAGAAGCAACATTGAATGAG GTCCTTGTGATGACTCCTCAGATTTTACTGGATGGCTTGGACAGTAATTCATTAACACTAGATATAGTCAACCTCATGGTCTTAGATGAGTGCCATCATGCATGCAAAAAGCATCCATATGCTAAAATTATGAGA GTTTATCAGACACTGTCTCAAAACAAACCCAAAATATTTGGAATGAGTGCATCATTGGTCACGAAAAAGG GGGTCTCTTCCAACACTGATTGTGAGAAACAAATAGCGCAAATTGAAGGCATCTTGGATGCTCAG GCCATTACAGTGAAAGATAAGCGTGAGCTGGAGTCGTTTGTACACACTGCAAAACAAATAACTAAACTTTATTCTTTGTCAAGTGAACATCAACCCCTCCAAAAAAAATTGGTTTCTCTACCCCATTTTTTTAGGGAAAACAAAGCAAAAAACATCAGAGCACATATTGAATATTGTCTTCAGAATCTGGGTTCGTTTTGTGCTTTCAAG GCTGTTCAGTTATACTGTGAAAAAGAGAAGTCACGTGAGATTGTTACTCGAACAGTAGAAACGGAGCAATATGCTCTAGATGGTTATCTAAAGGATGCCCATAAACTCTTCGAAGAAGAATTGCCATCCG ATGTGAATGAATTATTCAAGACACCTGAAGGAATTCGGAATACTGTCGAAGGCGGCATTTTAAGTCACAAGGTGGAGCAGCTAGTGCAAATTTTGATAGAGAAGAG TGGCGAAGATCCTAAAAAGGTTTGCTGTATAGTATTTGTGGAAAGAGTGATTGCAGCTGCCGTAATCTCAAGTTTGTTACAACAGATTGATTGTTTGAAATGTCTCAAGATTGATTTTTTATCTAGTGTGACTTCTACATTTGGTAGCAAGACACAGCAAAAAGCTTTAGAGAACTTTTCTTCTGAAAAG GTTCAAGTTTTAGTTTCAACAGATGTGATCGAAGAGGGTATTGATGTAAAAAATTGTAACTGTGTCATCCGTTTTGATTTACCCGTAAACATGCGCAGCTATATTCAATCCCGTGGGCGTGCTCGTCAAGAAAACTCAGAGTACATCTTATTTCTTCAGAG AGGTAACAAAAAGCAGGAAGACGATTTATTCGATGTAATCAAGAGTGTAGCCCTAATAGAGGACATAATATCGAGTAGAAATGATCCTTCTATAAAAGAGAAAAGTACAATTGAAAAGGATGTACTAGTAGATGCTGATGAACAACTTCCAGAAGTGACACCGATTACAAATAGTATGCCTTGCACTAAAGAGAAAAGTGTGGTTGAAAAAGATAAATCTAGAAGTTCATATGAAGTTGGAGATGTTGGTGAAGATCTTGGAGGAGTTAGTGAAAGAGAGGACAAAGTTGAAGATGTTGATTTTGATCTTCAAAGAGTTATTGAAAACAAGGATGAACTAAAAGAGGATGGCAATGTCAAAGAGGGAAAAACATTTACAAAATCAG GTATATCTAAAACAAAGGAGTTACATTCAACTGCTAAAATAGATGTTCTATCTGATAAATGGGATGAAGAAGAGAGAGGAGTAATTTTGAAAGTTTACGAACTTCGTTTTACATCTCAATCCAATGATGATAAGATATATTCAAATTTTGGCCTTTTGATAAAATCTAAATTGGATGATGATATTATAAATACAGAAATAGATCTGTTTGTAACTACAGATAAGATCGTTAAGGCAAAACTTTTGTCAAGAGGAGAAATGACTTTGGATTTAACTCAG atgaggaatgcaaaagattttcaagaaataattttCAATGGAGTTTTCGGAAatctaaggaaaaagaaaaaaatcactgAAATGAAAAATCTATGGTGCAGTTCGTATATGTACTTCCTTTTGCCCTTAGAATCAAATAAGTCTGGTGTAACTGCTATTGACTGGAAATGTATTGAAATATGCGCagcaagagctagagaatttaaaTCACTTTCAAGTATTTCAGAAGAGTACCACAATATTATTGATATTGATAATATAAAAGAGGCTCCTATGGCAGGAACAACACATTTGCGTAACCAAGGGGAATCAGAAATCTTGATTTTGGCAAAGTGTGATATTTGTGAGTCTTCAAATTTGATAGATAAAACAGTACTTACTGTTCATAACGGAATGTTTTATCAAGTTGTAGAAGTTATTCATGAAAAAACTGCTAAGAGTCCCTTCCTTCTGGAAAAAGATTCTAATTCACGTTATAACAGCTACAATGAATATTTTCAGAAAAG GTATAGAAAGAAACTTCAGTACTTAAATCAACCACTTCTTAGGGTGAAGCATGCTACGCGACCCCGTAATTTTCTTACAAAACACCAAGTAAAGCCAGCTGAGAATGAAGGAACATTTGTGGAGCTTCCTCCAGAGTTATGTCTGAATTTGGATGTTCCAAGTTTTGTTATGAGATCATTGTGTTTGGTTCCATCTGTTATGCATCGCCTCATTTCTTTAATGCTTGGAAACCAACTCAATAAAGCAATTAGGAAAGAACGCCCAGAATGTCCCCCTATATCCATTCAACTG ATAATGGAAGCAATCACTTCACATAAATGCTTAGAGTGTTACTCATATGAGCGGTTGGAGTTATTGGGTGACTCCTTTTTGAAATATGCCATTAGTTTGCATCTTGTTATGAAATATGAAAATGAGGATGAAGGATGGTTATCAGATCGTAGAGCTGAGGCAGTCTGTAACAAAACACTTCATGATCTGGCACTGGATCGTAATTTACAG GGATACATTATAGATGATCTATTTGATGTGCGCAAATGGATGGCTCCTGGATTATTTTGTAGTAGTTTTGTTTCCTGCTCTTGCAATCCAAGAGATCCTAACAGTCTCCAAATGGGAAAAGTTTGTGACAAGAGACATCGATGGATTTACTCGAAAACAATATCAGATGTTGTGGAGGCTTTAATTGGAGCACATTTAGTTGGAGGGGGTACAAAGGCAGCCCTTGAGTTCATgaggtggatgaacatggaggttgACATTGAAGACAAATCAGTAGAGATTGCATTCAATCGCCATTTTGATTGTCCTGATGTCGTGAAAACAAGTTTGGATGAATTGCAATCGCTCCTAGATTACGACTTTGAGAACCGATGCCTCTTAGTGGAAGCACTCACACATGCTTCAATGAATGAACATGGAGGATGTTCCTACCAG CGGTTGGAATTCCTAGGCGACTCTGTGCTGGATCTTCTTATTACTCAGCATCTATATTCAACATACGAAGAATCATGCCAGGGAACTTTATCAGATTTACGACAGATAGCTGTTAACAATGAGAACTTTGCTCAAGCAACAGTTGAACATAAGATTCACAACTATCTTCGACATAATTCAGATGAATTACGAAATCAAATAGCAAAGTTTGTTGAGGAATTTGAACAGCGTAGAGGTGGTGATTTATCATTTGGAGGAGGAATGCATGCTCCCAAG GTACTAGGAGATATATTAGAAAGCATTTCAGGTGCAATTTTAGTGGATACTagacttaaactaaatgttgtctGGGAAAAAATGAAACCCATTTTGTCTCCCACTGTTAGACCTGATAACATTGAATTGCAACCAGTACGGGAATTATATGAGCTCTGTGATCAGCAACATTATGGACGCAATTGGAAGCCCATCAGTAGGATAGGGAACGTTAATGTGGCCACTATACAAATAGAGCTCGAGAAATCCAGTATATCTGGAGAAGGGTCAGACATGAATAAGAAGTCTGCAGAAATTAAAGCTGCCAAACATGCGTTGGCACAGTTAAAG GTAATGGGAATATATCATGACCGTCATACCTATGCCCAAAGTTCAATGGATGCGACTGGGAATGAAGCTCCACATGGATCCAATCTCATTGCTCAAGAGAAAATG ATAATTGCTAGCAGTCCACAAATAAATTCAGAAGTGGATATGGTTGTTACACTCGATCAGTTTCACAAGGAAGAAACACATCAGGAGGCGAATTTATTTTGTTGTAGCAAATCAATGCAAGTTAAAGACCTGGATCCATTTCCACATATGAAATTCACTAACAAAATGGATAATACGTTGTCAGCTAGGAAGCATAAATTGGAAGAGGGAAAGGAAGAGGGAAAGGAAGGTGTGTGTATAACAGATGTGCTTACACATGATCATATAGAAAGTAATCGTCCAAAGAAGAGGGCCAAAGCTAGAAAGACAGAACTGTTGGAGGTAATAGCGAATCCCTTAATATCTGAAGACTATATTGGTGATGGAAAGGATGATGCCATAATGCACAATTCCAACAAGAATTGCTCCCCCGGAG CTAGGAAGCATAAACTGGAGGAGGGAAAGGAAGAGGGAAAGGAAGGTTTGTGTATAACAGAAGTGCTGACACATGATCATATAGAATGCAATCGTCCAAAGAAGAGGGCCAAAGCTAGAAATACAGAACTGTTAGAGACATCAGCGAATCCCTTGATATCTGAAGACTATATTGGTGATGGCAAGGATGATGCCATAACGCACAATTCCAACAAGAATTGCTCTCCCGGAG GTGGCTTCATAAGTATTCCAAATGAGGATATAGAAAGTAGTCATCCGAAAAAGAAAGCGAAGAAAGTGTGTTCCCTTCCAG GTGGCTTCATAAGAATTCCAAATAAGGATATAGAAAGTAGTCATccaaaaaagaaagtgaaaaaagtGTGTTCCCACCCAG TACACATTTTTCTCAATTCGCAACGAGGTGATTATAGACGCAATTTATATGAATTGTGTCAAAAAATGCACTGTAGTGAACCTCAATTTACATTGGTAGAAACATCTGACATGCCTCACAAAGCAAG ATTTCTATTCAAAGTGGTGGTAAAAATTTCTAATAAAGAAAGTTTCTCAGTCCAAGGTGAACAAGAAAGAGACCATGCAAGTGCAAAAGATACGGCTGCTTATAAAATGTTGGTAGAACTTCAAAAACATGGATTATGTTCTATAAAAACTTTCAATAACAATTGTGAAAATATCTAA